A genomic segment from Tuwongella immobilis encodes:
- a CDS encoding NAD(P)/FAD-dependent oxidoreductase, translating to MATNTDILIVGGGVIGLTSAYFLARSGCSVIVLEQSADPGRQASWAGAGIIPPGNPERVTSATEKLRAFSVSEIPSFSETLRELTGIDNGYRRCGGIEIFTPEEAEIIPSIWRREGIAFEELNACSLGDIEPELMVPNGSCNRRSESPVSEQSFRTFRLPGMGQIRNPWHIRAMIRACELVGVRIIRNHPVTDVVSDGDQIEHVRAADRSWTAEKYLFTAGAWTNRLLQEVGHSLPIFPVRGQMVLFKSDTRLFSSVVIIGKRYLVPREDGHVLVGSTEEPEVGFELGNTESEVESLKTFAFEWFPTLQSTPIVKCWSGLRPGSQDGFPYLGQLPTVRNGYVAAGHFRAGLQLSVGTGILMNELLMGHIPSIDLSPFRPDRSPIAVQMMAFRS from the coding sequence ATGGCGACCAACACAGACATTTTGATCGTCGGCGGTGGTGTTATCGGGCTGACATCCGCCTACTTCCTGGCACGATCCGGGTGCTCAGTCATTGTGCTGGAGCAGTCTGCCGATCCGGGCCGACAAGCGTCTTGGGCGGGGGCCGGGATTATCCCGCCGGGGAATCCCGAGCGGGTTACATCAGCAACCGAAAAACTCCGCGCCTTCTCGGTCTCCGAGATTCCTTCGTTCTCCGAAACCTTACGAGAATTGACAGGAATCGACAATGGCTACCGGAGGTGCGGTGGAATCGAAATTTTCACACCTGAGGAAGCCGAGATCATCCCATCGATCTGGCGACGCGAAGGAATTGCCTTTGAAGAACTAAACGCTTGCTCATTGGGCGACATTGAACCCGAGTTGATGGTTCCGAACGGGAGTTGCAATCGTCGATCGGAATCTCCCGTTTCGGAGCAGTCCTTTCGGACGTTTCGGCTTCCTGGGATGGGGCAAATTCGCAACCCATGGCATATCCGGGCAATGATTCGGGCCTGTGAACTTGTCGGAGTTCGGATTATTCGCAATCATCCGGTAACCGATGTTGTCAGCGATGGCGACCAAATTGAACACGTTCGAGCTGCGGACCGATCCTGGACTGCGGAGAAATATCTGTTCACAGCTGGTGCATGGACCAACAGACTCCTGCAAGAAGTGGGCCATTCATTGCCCATTTTTCCAGTTCGCGGTCAAATGGTCTTGTTTAAGTCGGATACACGATTATTCTCGAGCGTCGTGATTATCGGGAAGCGATATCTCGTCCCTCGCGAAGATGGACATGTTTTGGTTGGATCGACTGAGGAACCAGAAGTCGGATTCGAACTCGGAAATACGGAATCTGAAGTTGAATCCCTGAAAACCTTTGCGTTTGAGTGGTTCCCAACTTTACAATCCACTCCGATTGTGAAATGTTGGTCTGGGCTTCGACCCGGCAGCCAAGACGGGTTTCCGTATCTGGGTCAGCTACCAACGGTTCGCAATGGCTATGTTGCAGCTGGGCATTTTCGTGCGGGACTTCAATTGTCGGTGGGAACCGGAATTCTGATGAATGAACTATTGATGGGTCACATACCATCAATTGATCTCTCCCCGTTCCGACCGGATCGATCGCCGATCGCCGTCCAGATGATGGCGTTCCGATCATAA
- a CDS encoding CbiM family transporter, whose protein sequence is MSLFAVHIADGPLSPIWLIGGGITAITLLIYSLWRFDSKYLPRIGCLAAVFFLSSQFHFQIGIASVHLLLNGLVGVMLGRFAVIAILQGLILQYLLFSHGGYLTLGINLTILALPALVVSTIAKRFTITPSRAFWLGICSSGMSVLLNFCVLLLGGIDDWKLLANWVLISHLPIIVLEGVILAVIIPYLQQVKPSLMIHP, encoded by the coding sequence GTGAGTCTGTTCGCTGTCCACATCGCGGATGGTCCGCTCTCCCCGATCTGGTTGATTGGGGGGGGCATTACCGCCATCACATTGCTCATTTACTCACTTTGGCGGTTCGATTCGAAGTATCTTCCAAGAATTGGTTGCTTGGCAGCAGTCTTTTTTCTCTCATCCCAATTTCATTTTCAAATTGGAATCGCGAGTGTCCACCTGCTGTTAAATGGTTTAGTTGGTGTGATGCTCGGTCGCTTTGCGGTGATCGCCATTCTTCAGGGGCTGATCCTTCAATACCTGCTCTTTAGCCATGGTGGCTATCTGACATTGGGGATAAATCTCACGATTTTGGCCCTTCCCGCATTGGTCGTTTCCACGATCGCAAAGCGGTTCACAATCACGCCGTCTCGAGCCTTTTGGTTGGGAATCTGCAGTTCAGGTATGTCGGTATTGCTTAATTTTTGTGTCTTACTGCTGGGTGGAATTGATGATTGGAAGTTACTTGCGAATTGGGTATTGATATCACACCTACCGATTATTGTCTTGGAAGGTGTGATTCTTGCGGTCATTATCCCCTACCTGCAACAGGTGAAACCATCGCTAATGATTCACCCTTAA
- a CDS encoding GTPase domain-containing protein produces the protein MEATDSRTLVTRLSEDLGWLEEHTRKQTSLTPETAQLRVAAGVVRNVIGPFLDGQPPRPLHVAVVGGAGTGKSTVANLLIGQIIAEANPQAGFTRHPVAYVEGTPDVDREVTAWSSYPGFLGPLRLLQHSGPSSLDEDVYQIRKVPVPTVNPTKESALGEYAPSLLGPFVVWDCPDMTTWAATHYIPRLLEVAALSDLVVFVASDERYNDAIPTQFLSLLVQAGKSVIVVLTKMREEDGPALAAHFTQEVLDKLPPIDGARPIIPVITVPFLAASQLMDLKGSGAKYRIPLLNQTVALCAPLVLARRRAVVRGLQFLQYRLAGLLEVARRDLQALETWKSIVQQGQTEFKSRYRQEYLSSEKFQRFDETREQLVELLELPSAARILTISLWVLRFPYRFLRDQFAGMLKRPESINLPERRVLQDSLTAWLDFLRSEVLQRTEQHPMWRHIAQGFETGLTDLTRDRFEQDYRRYELGLADEVESVRRNITEGIAQSPALLMGLRVLKLVADLVAVGFAFAVTGLNWWLLLMVPLVVSLEHQVIELFCRFYVEHQREQTRLRQELLVSQTLSAPLAEWLIQWPVTGGSTFERLQRAMRRIPESIEQLSAAIQQRIRESKD, from the coding sequence ATGGAAGCGACTGACTCAAGAACGCTTGTCACTCGATTGTCGGAAGACCTAGGCTGGTTGGAAGAACATACCCGAAAACAGACCAGCCTGACACCAGAAACGGCGCAACTTCGCGTTGCCGCTGGGGTTGTGCGCAACGTCATCGGGCCGTTCCTCGATGGACAACCACCCCGACCGCTGCATGTTGCGGTCGTGGGAGGCGCAGGGACTGGCAAATCGACTGTCGCAAACCTCTTGATTGGGCAAATTATCGCCGAAGCGAATCCCCAGGCGGGATTTACGCGTCATCCCGTGGCATATGTCGAAGGCACGCCGGATGTGGATCGAGAAGTGACTGCGTGGTCATCGTATCCGGGATTTTTGGGCCCCTTGCGGTTGCTACAGCATTCAGGCCCATCCAGCCTGGATGAAGATGTGTACCAAATTCGCAAAGTTCCGGTCCCAACGGTGAATCCAACGAAAGAGTCAGCGCTGGGAGAATATGCTCCGAGCCTTTTGGGCCCGTTCGTGGTCTGGGACTGTCCCGATATGACGACCTGGGCGGCGACTCATTACATTCCACGACTGTTAGAAGTCGCGGCATTGTCCGATTTGGTAGTCTTTGTCGCGAGCGATGAACGATATAACGATGCGATTCCAACGCAGTTTCTGAGCCTCTTAGTTCAAGCGGGAAAATCCGTTATCGTTGTGCTTACCAAAATGCGTGAGGAAGATGGCCCCGCTCTGGCAGCGCATTTTACGCAGGAAGTCTTAGATAAATTGCCGCCGATCGATGGCGCTCGGCCGATCATTCCTGTGATTACGGTGCCATTCTTGGCCGCCAGCCAATTGATGGATTTGAAAGGTTCCGGCGCGAAATATCGCATCCCACTCTTGAATCAAACCGTCGCGCTGTGTGCTCCGCTTGTCTTAGCTCGGCGGCGTGCCGTGGTCCGCGGTCTGCAGTTTCTACAATATCGCTTAGCGGGATTATTGGAAGTCGCACGCCGAGATTTGCAGGCTTTGGAGACTTGGAAATCGATTGTCCAACAAGGTCAAACGGAATTTAAATCGCGATACCGACAAGAATATCTCTCGAGCGAGAAATTCCAACGATTCGACGAGACGCGAGAGCAACTTGTGGAGTTACTGGAGCTCCCTTCTGCTGCTCGAATTTTGACAATTTCGTTATGGGTATTGCGATTTCCATATCGATTTCTTCGCGATCAATTCGCAGGAATGCTCAAGCGACCCGAATCGATCAATCTGCCCGAACGTCGGGTTTTACAGGATTCGTTGACAGCCTGGCTTGATTTCCTGCGTTCGGAAGTGTTGCAGCGAACCGAACAGCATCCGATGTGGCGACATATCGCACAGGGCTTCGAAACGGGGCTAACGGATCTAACACGCGATCGATTCGAACAAGACTATCGTCGGTATGAGCTCGGCCTGGCTGATGAAGTTGAGAGCGTCCGTCGCAACATTACCGAAGGAATTGCCCAATCGCCGGCATTGTTGATGGGGTTACGAGTTCTGAAACTCGTGGCTGATCTCGTTGCTGTTGGTTTTGCGTTCGCAGTAACTGGTTTAAATTGGTGGTTACTGCTCATGGTCCCGTTGGTTGTTTCGTTAGAGCACCAAGTCATTGAGCTATTTTGTCGATTTTATGTCGAACATCAGCGGGAACAAACGCGACTTCGACAAGAATTGCTGGTAAGCCAAACACTTTCTGCCCCGCTCGCCGAATGGTTGATTCAGTGGCCCGTGACGGGTGGTTCAACATTTGAACGATTGCAACGAGCGATGCGACGCATTCCCGAATCAATTGAACAGCTCTCTGCGGCCATTCAACAGCGAATTCGTGAGTCGAAGGATTAA
- a CDS encoding endonuclease MutS2: MNHLDLKTTMDAHTLELLEFDKVRNLLADYAACSLGKEQAKQIEPMADENRIRQELHLVSEMVESISKGNSPPFGGLHDVRLLVRRAAIGTMLTAEQLLEVADTLSCTGAMYRFRMRIDEKLHRLIELLEPIEDLGIVAKVITSAIDPRGNIVDSASRELAQIRQKLADFDERIQGELKRLLRDPKIREILRYPNATVSGEHYVLPVAANHRQKIPGVVHRTSPTGETVFIEPASVSSISAERDVVKADEEREIRRILRKLSAEIGKISKAFGYMIDIMGRVDFITAKARFSLDYRMSQPDLNSEGRLWLRSARHPLLEHLFRTEPLPSPNPKKPDEPVRRRQVVPIDVRLGVGFNLLVITGPNTGGKTVTLKTTGLLALMALSGMHIPATEGSAIPMFQHILADIGDEQSLEQSLSTFSSHISRIRSILEITNEKSLVLLDEMGAGTDPVEGAALGRAILDELDSRSCRAIVTTHLGDLKTYAFNNQHAENGAVEFDVETLRPTYRLYIGQFGMSNALKIARRLRLPKSLLQRAHHYLRRKKGKTGELTRLQELRQEAEKARSDALAAQHEAEREREKFEAKLAELNRESKREAALKEMRTRLQVNEQVRVSRFDKPGRVIRIDHRKNIVVVSVGIGQWEVPIEEIFPLQEVN, translated from the coding sequence ATGAATCACCTGGATTTGAAGACGACCATGGACGCACATACGCTTGAACTTCTGGAATTCGACAAAGTCCGTAATCTTTTGGCGGATTACGCGGCTTGTTCCTTGGGCAAGGAACAAGCCAAGCAGATCGAGCCGATGGCGGACGAGAATCGCATTCGACAAGAATTGCATCTTGTCAGCGAAATGGTCGAATCGATTTCTAAAGGCAATTCTCCCCCGTTTGGCGGGTTGCATGATGTTCGCCTCTTGGTTCGCCGTGCTGCAATCGGCACCATGCTCACTGCCGAGCAATTATTGGAAGTGGCGGATACACTCAGTTGTACCGGGGCGATGTATCGGTTTCGGATGCGGATTGATGAAAAACTCCATCGTTTGATTGAACTGCTCGAGCCAATCGAAGACCTTGGAATCGTCGCGAAAGTCATCACATCCGCGATCGACCCGCGGGGCAATATCGTCGATTCTGCGAGCCGAGAACTCGCTCAAATTCGACAAAAATTAGCCGACTTTGATGAGCGAATCCAAGGGGAACTCAAGCGATTATTGCGTGACCCCAAAATCCGTGAGATTCTTCGATATCCCAACGCGACTGTGAGTGGGGAACATTATGTTCTTCCGGTCGCTGCCAATCATCGACAAAAAATTCCTGGCGTTGTCCATCGCACGAGCCCGACGGGTGAAACCGTATTCATCGAACCCGCAAGTGTTTCGAGCATTAGTGCCGAACGCGATGTTGTGAAGGCAGACGAAGAACGAGAGATTCGTCGTATTCTGAGAAAATTATCCGCTGAAATTGGAAAAATATCCAAAGCATTCGGATACATGATCGACATTATGGGCCGAGTCGATTTTATCACCGCCAAAGCTCGATTCAGTCTCGATTACCGAATGAGTCAACCGGATCTTAATTCCGAAGGGCGGCTTTGGCTTCGTTCCGCTCGCCATCCACTGCTCGAACATCTGTTCCGAACAGAGCCACTTCCGTCTCCCAATCCCAAGAAACCTGATGAACCAGTGCGTCGTCGGCAGGTTGTCCCAATCGATGTCCGGCTCGGTGTTGGATTCAACCTTTTGGTGATTACGGGGCCAAATACGGGTGGCAAAACAGTTACCTTGAAAACAACTGGCCTGCTCGCACTGATGGCGCTTTCCGGGATGCACATCCCAGCGACCGAAGGCTCGGCGATCCCCATGTTTCAACATATCCTTGCGGATATTGGAGATGAGCAGAGTTTAGAGCAATCGCTCAGCACCTTCAGTTCTCACATCTCTCGAATCCGATCGATCTTAGAGATCACCAACGAAAAATCCTTAGTGTTGCTCGACGAAATGGGGGCTGGCACCGATCCCGTTGAAGGCGCAGCACTAGGCCGCGCGATTCTCGATGAACTGGATAGTCGGAGCTGCCGAGCGATCGTCACAACCCACCTGGGTGATTTGAAGACGTATGCCTTCAATAATCAACATGCGGAGAACGGCGCTGTCGAATTTGATGTGGAAACACTGCGGCCAACGTACCGGCTCTATATTGGACAATTTGGGATGTCCAACGCATTAAAAATCGCCCGTCGGTTACGATTGCCAAAATCATTGCTCCAACGCGCCCATCATTATCTTCGCCGGAAGAAAGGGAAAACGGGTGAGCTGACTCGGTTACAAGAGTTGCGTCAAGAGGCCGAGAAAGCACGAAGCGACGCTCTTGCGGCCCAACATGAGGCCGAACGCGAACGCGAGAAGTTTGAAGCCAAGCTGGCGGAACTCAATCGCGAATCAAAGCGAGAAGCCGCATTGAAGGAAATGCGCACTCGGCTCCAAGTGAACGAACAAGTTCGAGTCTCTCGATTTGATAAACCGGGACGTGTGATTCGGATCGACCATCGCAAAAATATCGTTGTTGTTAGCGTTGGGATCGGTCAATGGGAAGTTCCGATCGAAGAAATTTTCCCGCTTCAAGAAGTGAATTAA
- the holB gene encoding DNA polymerase III subunit delta' has protein sequence MAWTHIIGHESVQALLERYWQRGRLAHAYLFVGPQGIGKVRFAQEFAKALLCEKRGKSLVACDDCPSCHLVTGGTHPDCQIVRKPSESLEFPIEVMRELMQSLSLKPARGSRKIAIIDDADDLNEESSNCFLKTLEEPAPGSILILIGTSAELQLPTIRSRCQTVHFRPLHTRQVREVLVAQGIEDPLRRDRLIPIANGSPGTALELDDPELWDFRLQLVQSLAEPNFNPVVISAKWMEFVEQAGKEAAAQRARAAQVLRLVVEIFQQALHHAIGVPTRELEGSERQAVQQLSKRIGVAGLLRWLDRCLDFDRQIDRRVQLVLSVEGFIDALSQQRPSEKIGAVTR, from the coding sequence ATGGCATGGACGCACATCATCGGTCACGAATCAGTCCAAGCCTTGCTCGAACGCTATTGGCAACGTGGGCGACTTGCTCATGCCTATCTGTTCGTTGGACCACAAGGAATCGGCAAGGTTCGGTTCGCTCAAGAATTCGCGAAAGCCCTCTTGTGCGAAAAACGCGGAAAATCGCTGGTGGCGTGCGATGATTGCCCAAGTTGCCATCTCGTGACCGGGGGCACTCATCCCGATTGCCAAATCGTTCGGAAACCTTCTGAGAGCTTGGAGTTCCCGATCGAAGTGATGCGGGAATTGATGCAATCGCTCTCGTTGAAGCCCGCTCGAGGATCGCGGAAAATTGCGATCATTGACGATGCGGATGATCTCAACGAAGAATCATCGAACTGTTTTCTGAAAACGCTCGAAGAACCCGCACCAGGATCCATTCTCATACTCATTGGGACATCCGCCGAACTCCAACTTCCGACGATTCGGTCGAGGTGTCAAACGGTTCATTTTCGCCCCTTGCACACCCGACAAGTGCGAGAAGTCTTGGTCGCTCAGGGAATTGAAGATCCACTTCGCCGCGATCGACTAATCCCAATCGCCAATGGTTCCCCAGGAACCGCGTTGGAATTGGATGATCCGGAACTCTGGGACTTTCGGTTACAACTGGTGCAAAGTCTTGCAGAGCCGAACTTTAATCCCGTTGTCATCTCGGCGAAATGGATGGAGTTTGTGGAGCAGGCCGGGAAAGAGGCCGCCGCTCAACGGGCGCGAGCCGCCCAGGTCCTTCGATTGGTTGTCGAAATATTCCAACAGGCACTGCACCATGCCATCGGTGTCCCGACCCGTGAGTTGGAAGGCAGCGAACGTCAAGCCGTGCAACAATTATCGAAACGAATCGGGGTTGCGGGATTGCTTCGATGGTTAGATCGGTGTCTGGATTTCGATCGGCAAATTGATCGTCGGGTGCAGTTGGTGTTGTCGGTGGAAGGGTTCATCGATGCACTCAGCCAGCAACGCCCATCCGAAAAAATCGGAGCGGTGACACGCTGA
- a CDS encoding CHAD domain-containing protein — MSASGKFLSELQPNTTIRDAIRAALGIRLQSVAEFLPKVQIVGSDQAEAIHQLRVSTRRANAVIRIFGDVLPFKWAKQLRRCLRSIRQAAGDARDADVFIEFLAQHPTPKRVNATIDAFLRGYLLALRSEAQQRLNDAVRLHRPDLEQFQVDLNGGLFEKIRPERAERNLTDLAAISIPECIRAVEEAAVRMPTIVEELHQIRILGKRLRYSMEVFSNCYAPPFRDRYYPAIERLQKLLGEINDLSGANQRLLKVAESIRQFQADHSEKRIDAFQEWANGFMRPIPELREAFQSWWIDWRGLRQTYPLEPLRITADEVNILDSADRSS; from the coding sequence ATGAGTGCATCGGGTAAGTTTTTGAGCGAACTGCAACCGAATACAACCATCCGCGATGCGATTCGGGCTGCGCTAGGCATTCGACTCCAATCCGTGGCGGAATTTCTTCCGAAAGTCCAAATCGTCGGCAGCGATCAGGCCGAGGCGATCCACCAACTCCGGGTTTCGACTCGTCGTGCCAATGCGGTCATTCGCATCTTCGGTGACGTTCTGCCTTTCAAATGGGCGAAACAACTCCGGCGATGTTTGCGGTCGATCCGGCAAGCGGCGGGCGATGCACGCGATGCTGATGTATTCATTGAATTTCTTGCGCAACATCCCACTCCGAAACGAGTGAATGCGACGATCGATGCGTTTCTGCGTGGCTATCTGCTGGCGTTGCGGAGTGAAGCCCAACAGCGATTGAATGATGCCGTTCGGCTCCATCGACCCGATCTGGAACAATTCCAAGTGGATTTGAATGGTGGTCTGTTCGAGAAGATTCGACCCGAGCGGGCCGAGCGGAACCTGACTGACCTTGCCGCAATTTCGATTCCCGAATGTATCCGTGCGGTCGAGGAAGCGGCCGTGCGCATGCCAACAATCGTCGAGGAATTGCATCAGATTCGAATTCTTGGGAAACGACTTCGGTATTCGATGGAAGTATTTTCGAACTGCTACGCCCCTCCGTTTCGAGATCGGTACTATCCTGCGATCGAACGGCTGCAGAAGCTACTCGGTGAAATTAACGATTTGTCGGGAGCGAACCAACGATTGTTGAAAGTTGCCGAATCGATTCGCCAGTTTCAAGCGGATCACTCGGAGAAGCGGATTGACGCATTTCAGGAATGGGCGAATGGGTTTATGCGACCGATTCCCGAGTTGCGCGAAGCGTTTCAATCGTGGTGGATCGATTGGAGAGGGCTCCGACAAACCTATCCCTTGGAGCCACTTCGGATTACGGCGGATGAAGTCAACATTCTAGATTCAGCCGATCGGTCCAGTTGA
- a CDS encoding GTPase, which yields MVPNSPVNEPNSAVEPVLRTLSPRLRTLTECIKNWLRGKHRASVSPDQRIQLEGICDELLRRADSFDQDQPLLVVMFMGGTGVGKSTLLNALAGTAIAQASFQRPTTRDPVVYYHRSIPSEKLDPLLRNCRLIQHDRESLIHKVIVDTPDLDSNDLANRETLERVIPIADIVLYVGSQEKYHDQIGWEVFKQQRKRRAFAFVLNKWDRCLHVGAAGHRPDQDWLNDLQAEGFENPQLFRTVAQAWLDARNTGNGTPTNLPAGEQFVELRNWLEQGLTRLEIEAVKTRGVAELLTQLSNALVDARPPDLAIPAEKTQAVWERHLQDEAQVTTEVLLSTLEPYQTEIEHHFRIEGQHKFRGLYAGYLKLITRIRFAGSTLRERIPIGSKGKSQSERVNNWSLASFTLECSRAAGERVLDQRTKALINKLLVEADAVGYPLNLLTPTVQEASRLNWHERYDRALRDSLTYVEEKCLRPTGGRKMLQTSLIRIANNLPEIVLLASFLLLMWRYMVISDAKIGVVDLLIPFLITLGLMIVIQLLIALLLPLRWGAIRDAFEGELQSRLSEELIAVYRAIPTDVASMIAEERQRVEELETQTRSIQDWLQQRQESSHVSGLFGA from the coding sequence ATGGTACCTAACTCACCCGTGAATGAGCCCAACTCAGCGGTGGAACCGGTGCTTCGCACGCTTTCGCCGCGATTAAGAACGCTCACGGAATGCATCAAAAATTGGTTGCGTGGGAAACACCGCGCAAGCGTTTCGCCCGATCAACGGATCCAGTTGGAAGGGATCTGTGATGAATTGTTGCGGCGAGCTGACTCATTCGATCAAGACCAACCGTTGCTGGTCGTGATGTTCATGGGTGGGACCGGAGTTGGGAAATCCACGCTGCTGAATGCGTTAGCGGGAACTGCAATTGCACAGGCTTCGTTTCAGCGCCCCACGACTCGAGATCCCGTTGTTTATTATCATCGCTCCATCCCATCCGAAAAGTTAGACCCCCTGCTTCGCAATTGTCGGTTGATTCAACATGATCGAGAATCGTTGATTCATAAGGTGATTGTCGATACGCCGGATCTGGATTCCAATGATCTCGCCAATCGGGAGACGTTGGAACGTGTGATTCCAATCGCAGATATTGTTCTCTATGTTGGCTCTCAAGAGAAATATCACGATCAGATTGGGTGGGAGGTTTTCAAGCAACAGCGGAAGCGACGTGCATTCGCATTTGTGTTAAATAAATGGGACCGTTGCCTTCACGTTGGTGCAGCCGGACATCGGCCGGACCAAGACTGGCTGAATGATTTGCAAGCGGAAGGCTTTGAGAATCCGCAACTTTTTCGGACGGTCGCCCAAGCCTGGTTGGATGCTCGGAACACGGGCAATGGAACGCCAACGAATCTCCCGGCGGGTGAGCAGTTTGTCGAACTGCGAAACTGGCTCGAACAAGGGTTAACCCGACTCGAGATTGAGGCCGTGAAAACCCGCGGGGTCGCCGAATTACTGACGCAATTGAGCAATGCATTAGTCGATGCTCGGCCACCGGACCTCGCGATCCCAGCGGAGAAAACACAAGCGGTTTGGGAACGTCACCTTCAAGACGAAGCCCAGGTCACGACGGAAGTGTTACTCAGTACGTTAGAACCGTATCAGACTGAGATTGAGCATCATTTCCGGATCGAAGGCCAACACAAATTTCGCGGTCTGTATGCGGGGTATCTCAAACTGATCACTCGGATTCGGTTTGCCGGGAGCACGTTACGGGAGCGAATTCCGATTGGTTCGAAAGGAAAGTCTCAGTCGGAGCGGGTCAACAATTGGTCGCTGGCATCATTCACATTAGAATGTAGTCGAGCGGCAGGTGAACGTGTCTTGGACCAACGAACCAAAGCATTAATCAACAAGCTACTTGTTGAGGCGGATGCAGTAGGATATCCGCTGAATTTGTTAACCCCGACGGTGCAAGAGGCATCTCGATTAAATTGGCATGAGCGATATGACCGTGCGTTGCGTGATTCCCTGACTTATGTGGAAGAGAAATGTCTGCGTCCGACAGGTGGACGAAAGATGTTGCAGACATCGTTGATTCGGATCGCCAATAATCTTCCAGAAATTGTTCTTTTAGCATCGTTCCTTCTGTTGATGTGGCGATATATGGTAATCTCCGATGCGAAAATCGGAGTCGTTGATTTGTTGATTCCGTTTTTAATCACGCTCGGGTTAATGATTGTGATTCAACTGTTAATCGCGTTGCTGCTTCCCCTTCGTTGGGGGGCGATTCGTGATGCATTTGAAGGGGAATTACAATCTCGCTTATCAGAAGAATTAATCGCCGTCTATCGAGCGATTCCAACCGATGTTGCCTCGATGATTGCCGAAGAACGGCAGCGAGTCGAAGAATTGGAGACCCAAACGCGATCGATTCAGGATTGGCTCCAACAACGCCAAGAATCATCTCACGTTTCTGGATTGTTTGGAGCGTGA
- the tmk gene encoding dTMP kinase, translating to MFFSLDGLDGTGKSTQCRLLVDWLNATGYPATGCIDPGGTELGAKIRSLLLDNRQQMHVRTEALLFMASRAELVETVIRPALEAGRIVISDRYLLANVVYQGHAGDLDPDALWSIGSFSTHGMNPDHIFLLDLPSDQAHQRLVRPHDRMEAKGSTFRERVRQGFLREASRRPDQITIVDASAEIDVVFANLQQLIRPFLER from the coding sequence ATGTTCTTCTCGCTGGACGGTCTGGATGGGACCGGAAAATCCACCCAGTGCCGATTGCTTGTGGACTGGCTTAACGCAACTGGTTATCCCGCAACAGGTTGCATCGATCCAGGCGGGACCGAACTCGGGGCAAAAATTCGCTCGCTGCTCTTGGATAATCGTCAGCAGATGCATGTCCGCACGGAAGCGCTGCTGTTCATGGCGAGCCGCGCGGAACTGGTGGAAACGGTGATTCGTCCCGCTCTGGAAGCGGGGCGAATTGTGATTTCCGACCGCTATTTGCTGGCGAATGTCGTTTATCAAGGGCATGCCGGTGATTTGGATCCAGATGCGCTCTGGTCCATTGGAAGTTTTTCAACTCACGGAATGAATCCCGATCATATTTTTCTTCTCGATTTACCTTCGGATCAAGCCCATCAACGACTTGTTCGTCCGCATGATCGAATGGAAGCGAAAGGCTCGACATTTCGAGAACGGGTGAGACAGGGGTTTCTCCGCGAAGCGAGTCGGAGGCCGGATCAGATCACGATTGTGGATGCATCGGCCGAAATTGATGTTGTCTTTGCGAATCTCCAACAATTGATTCGACCCTTTTTGGAGCGATGA